The nucleotide window AGGAATTAAAGGGTAAACAAGGTGACTTAACCAGCTATAAGGTGAATGCAACGATGACGTTGAAAATGGGCGCTGACTCACAGGTGTATAAGGTAGAAATCTGGCATAAGGACCCAACATTCTATCGCGTCAATTTGAAAAATGCCGAAAAAGACCAAAGCCAAATGATTTTACGAAATAACCAAGGGGTGTTCGTTCTTACTCCTGCATTGAATAAGAGCTTCCGTTTTCAAAGTGATTGGCCGCAAAATAGCAGTCAGGCCTATTTATATGAATCATTGATTAAAGATATTGTCGCAGATAAAGAGGCTAAGTTCACCTCAACAAAAGACCATTATGTATTTGAAACGAAAACACGTTATCAAAATAATAGTATGCTTCCAATCCAAGAAATTAAGCTTAATAAAAGTGATTTATCGCCAGCTATGGTAAAAGTGATGGATCCTGATCGGAATGCCCTTGTGACGGTTGAATTTTCGAAGGTAACGTTTAATGCAAGTTTTGATAAGGATGATTTCGATATGAAGAAGAACATGACCCGTGCCCAGCTTAATTTACCGGCGATGGCAACTGGCGGCGATCAAGCCTTTACTGTCATGTATCCGACCTATAAGCTAACAGGAACTAAGTTGATCGGGGAAAAGACAATCAATATCCAGGATGGTAAAAGGGTAGTTCTCACCTATGACGGTAAAAAATCATTTACGCTTGTCCAAGAAAAGGTTACAGCGAAAGTGGCATCCACTTCCCCAACCAATGTGGAAGGTGATATCGTTGATTTAGGTGTCACGATTGGAGCGGTTTCCGACCATTCCCTGTCATGGTCACATGGCGGAGTCGATTACATGATTGCTTCGAAAAACCTAACGACTGAAGAAATGATTGAGGTAGCTAAATCGGTTCAAGGCGACGCGGTAAAATAATCTTTACACATTCTGCAGGCTCTCACTATTGGGGGCCTGTTTTTTATTTTTTGTGATAAAATAAAAACAGTTCTAATTTATTTTAGGAAGTGGAAAGAAATATGGAAAAGCAAGGATATTTTTATCGAGATACATGGGTTGAGGTCGATTTAGATGGGATCACTGAAAATGTCAGTTCCTTTAAAAGACATTTACCTAGCCAAGTCGATATTATGGCAGTTGTGAAAGCCAATGCCTACGGCCACGGGGATATTCAGGTAGCGGAAACAGCACTTGCGGCAGGGGCGAAGTATCTGGCAGTCGCCTTTATGGATGAAGCCATCGCCTTAAGAAATAAGGGAATCACGGCGCCGATTCTCGTGCTGGGTGCGACCCGTCCTGAAGATATTCGAATGGCTGCAAAATATATGATCACGCTAACTGTTTTTCAAAAGGAATGGCTTGAAGAAGCGCAAAAATATATAGTAACGGGTGAACGGGTATCGTTTCATATCAAGGTAGATACGGGTATGGGCAGGCTCGGTGTTCGGAGCAGTGAGGAATTAAACGTGGTTGAGCAAATCATTTTAGCGGATGAACGATTTCTTCTAGAAGGAATCTTTACTCATTTTGCCACTGCGGATGAACTAGATAGTACCTATTTTAAACAGCAGCTTACTCGCTTTGAGGAAAT belongs to Neobacillus sp. OS1-2 and includes:
- a CDS encoding outer membrane lipoprotein carrier protein LolA — encoded protein: MRKKWLLLLMGLVVIFMLAACGSKSQDDVVKELKGKQGDLTSYKVNATMTLKMGADSQVYKVEIWHKDPTFYRVNLKNAEKDQSQMILRNNQGVFVLTPALNKSFRFQSDWPQNSSQAYLYESLIKDIVADKEAKFTSTKDHYVFETKTRYQNNSMLPIQEIKLNKSDLSPAMVKVMDPDRNALVTVEFSKVTFNASFDKDDFDMKKNMTRAQLNLPAMATGGDQAFTVMYPTYKLTGTKLIGEKTINIQDGKRVVLTYDGKKSFTLVQEKVTAKVASTSPTNVEGDIVDLGVTIGAVSDHSLSWSHGGVDYMIASKNLTTEEMIEVAKSVQGDAVK